The window CAATACCTGTTTAGCAAAATAGTTGAGATTACCCCCACTTAGGGGGTGCTCACCTAGGGTAAATCCCGGGTGCTATTTGTTGACACTAATGGAAAGGCTACGCTATAATACAGCTGCTTACAAAGAGGAACTTTCGTCTGTCTTTTTCCTCGTCCTGGTGGTCGCCGGGGACGAGGTTTATTGTTAGCCTACCCTTAATATTTGGAGGCAGAGCAATGACAGGGAACGAGCTGCGGGATAGATTTCTCAGTTTTTTTGTCCAAAAAGGACATCAACGCATACCTAGCTCATCGCTAGTACCCGCCAATGATCCCACGCTTTTGTTTACTAATGCGGGGATGGTGCAATTTAAAGACGTGTTTTTGGGCCTAGAAACTCGGCCTTATCGCCGAGCTACCACTGTTCAAAAGTGTGTTCGAGCGGGTGGCAAACACAACGACCTTGACGTTGTAGGTAGAACTGCTCGTCACCATACCTTTTTTGAGATGTTGGGTAATTTTTCTTTCGGCGATTATTTTAAACCGGAAGCCATTGCTTATGCCTGGGAGTTTTTAACCGAAGAACTTAAATTGCCGCGCCAGCGCTTGTGGGTCACTATTTACGAAGACGATGAGGAAGCTTTTGGTTTGTGGCAGCAGATTGCTGGATTGGCTCCGGAGCGCATTATCCGTTTAGGAGAAAAGGATAACTTCTGGTCGATGGGGGAAACGGGTCCATGTGGGCCATGTAGCGAGATTATATACGACCGTGGCGAAGCCTACCAATGCGCGGCTGATAACTGCGGCATAGGCAGCTGTGACTGTGATCGTTGGCTCGAAATTTGGAATCTAGTATTCATGCAATACATGCGAGATGAAAGTGGCCGGTTGTCGCCATTGCCCCGCCCCAGCATAGATACCGGTATGGGTTTGGAGCGGATGGCCTCGGTTCTCCAAAACGTAGATAGCAACTTTGATACCGATCTAATTCGACCCATAATTGAAGGAGTGGAGGAGATCACCGGCAAGACTTACGATCGAGGGGAGAATGGCTTTCCTTTTCGTGTAATTGCCGACCACGTGCGAGCTAGCACTTTCCTGGTAGCAGATGGGGTATTGCCTTCCAACGAAGGTAGGGGTTATGTGCTGAGGCGAATAATGAGGCGGGCTATGCGGTTTGGCCGCCTTCTTGGCATGGATCAGCCCTTTCTTTTTCGTCTAGTTCCCATCGTGGTTGGTATTATGGGACAGGCGTATCCGGAAATCGGGGAGCAGAAGGATTCGATTCGGGATGTCATGCGCTTTGAGGAAGAACGCTTCCATGAGACTTTAGACGAAGGAATGCGAGTAGCCACATCAATGATAAATCGAGCTAAAGCTGAGGGTCAAAAGCGGCTCAATGGTCAGGACGCTTTTCTTCTTTACGATACCTACGGCTTCCCCATCGACTTGACTGAGGAACTAGCCCTTGAAAGTGGGCTGGAGCTCGACCGCTCTGGGTTTGATGAGGCTATGAAAAGGCAAAGAGAGAGATCGCGCTTGACCAGGGAGGATAGCCGCCTATGGGATGAGTTGATAGTTTTATCTCATCTACTTGAAACGGTACCTGCCACGGAATTCAAAGGCTATGATTTATTGGAGGCGACCAGCAGAATTCTTGCTATTATAAAGGGTAACGAACAGGGTAATAAATTATCGAGTGGCGAAGAAGGGTATGTTGTAGTTGAATCCTCACCGTTCTACGGCGAAGGAGGCGGGCAAGTAGGAGATACAGGAGTTATAGTTGGCGAAGACGTGAGCGCCGAGGTCATTGATACCAAAAAGCTTCCGAGCGGCACCATCCTTCACCTAGTCCAGGTTACAAAAGGCGTCCTAGCTAAGGGCCAAATGGTTCAACTGAAAGTGGATACTGCTAGGCGTCTAGCCACAGCTCGTAACCATTCGGCCACCCATCTCCTTCATAAAGCCCTCAAGGAAGTCCTTGGTGCCCATGCTAATCAAGCAGGTTCGCTGGTTAGCCCTGAGCGCTTGCGCTTTGATTTTACGCACTTCGCCAGCCTTAGTACTGGGCAATTGGCTGAGGTCGAGGACCGAGTCAATGAGCAGATTGAAGCCAACCTGCCCATTGATGTATTTGAATGCGCTTTCGAGGAAGCAGAGGCCTTAGGGGCCATGGCTTTGTTCAGGGAGAAATACCAAGAAACGGTCCGGGTTGTTAAGATGGGGGATTACAGTATTGAGCTTTGCGGAGGTACTCACGTTGGTAGTACCGGGGAGATTGGCCTATTTAAGATCGTGCATGAGGAAAGTGTAGGTTCAGGCATAAGAAGGATAGAAGCTTTAACGGCGGCAGGAGCTCGGCAGTACCTGCGACAAAGAGAAGATCTCTTGGAGAAAACAGCGTCCATGTTGAGGGTGGAGCCTGCGGGGGTAACTCGCCGGGTAGAGGGGTTATTGCAAGACCTGAGGCAAAAGCAGGAGCAGATAAACAACATGCAGCGTAAGTTGCTAGACATGCAGGCCGGTGGGTTAGCCGGGTCAGCGCGGCAGGTGGGCCCAATCAAACTGGTTGCTGCTGCGGTCCAACCACTGGAGCCCGAATCCTTGCGCA is drawn from Clostridia bacterium and contains these coding sequences:
- the alaS gene encoding alanine--tRNA ligase, with the protein product MTGNELRDRFLSFFVQKGHQRIPSSSLVPANDPTLLFTNAGMVQFKDVFLGLETRPYRRATTVQKCVRAGGKHNDLDVVGRTARHHTFFEMLGNFSFGDYFKPEAIAYAWEFLTEELKLPRQRLWVTIYEDDEEAFGLWQQIAGLAPERIIRLGEKDNFWSMGETGPCGPCSEIIYDRGEAYQCAADNCGIGSCDCDRWLEIWNLVFMQYMRDESGRLSPLPRPSIDTGMGLERMASVLQNVDSNFDTDLIRPIIEGVEEITGKTYDRGENGFPFRVIADHVRASTFLVADGVLPSNEGRGYVLRRIMRRAMRFGRLLGMDQPFLFRLVPIVVGIMGQAYPEIGEQKDSIRDVMRFEEERFHETLDEGMRVATSMINRAKAEGQKRLNGQDAFLLYDTYGFPIDLTEELALESGLELDRSGFDEAMKRQRERSRLTREDSRLWDELIVLSHLLETVPATEFKGYDLLEATSRILAIIKGNEQGNKLSSGEEGYVVVESSPFYGEGGGQVGDTGVIVGEDVSAEVIDTKKLPSGTILHLVQVTKGVLAKGQMVQLKVDTARRLATARNHSATHLLHKALKEVLGAHANQAGSLVSPERLRFDFTHFASLSTGQLAEVEDRVNEQIEANLPIDVFECAFEEAEALGAMALFREKYQETVRVVKMGDYSIELCGGTHVGSTGEIGLFKIVHEESVGSGIRRIEALTAAGARQYLRQREDLLEKTASMLRVEPAGVTRRVEGLLQDLRQKQEQINNMQRKLLDMQAGGLAGSARQVGPIKLVAAAVQPLEPESLRTLADLVRDRLDSGVVVLASPVDGKASLVAMLTKDLVQQGLHAGRLIGELAKAMGGKGGGRADMAQAGAKDVSRLDYALQLIPGLIERTLR